AGCTGCCGCTGCGCCTCGGTAAGCGGGGCGTCCTGGGGCAGCGGGTCCACGGCGTAGTGGGTGGCGGCGCTGTAGTTGAGGTCGATGTAGTAGCCGTTGGACAGCAGGGTTTGGTGGCCGGCTTTGGCCGCTTCGTAGAGGCCTTTGCGCCCTCGCCAGCTCTGAATCACGGCATCTGGCGGCAGGCCGGGGCCCAGAATTTCGTCCCAGCCAATCATTTTCTTGCCCTGGCGCGTTACCATGCCCAGGATGCGGCGGTTAAAGTAAGTCTGCAAAGCGTGCTTGTCGGGCAACCCTTTGTCCGTCACGAAGCCCTGCTGCCGCATAAACGCCACGATGCGCGGGTTGCGCTTCCACTGCCGTCCGTCGTTCTCGTCGCCCCCGATGTGGAAGTAGGGGTCCGGAAATAGGCCGGCCATTTCCGTGAGCAGGGTATCGAGCAGGCCGTAGGTGGATTCCTTGGTGGGGTCCATGGCAATGTTGAGCACGCCCCAGCGGCGAGCCACCCCGTACACCGAGTCGTTGGAGGCCAGGCGCGGGTAGGCGGCCAGCCAGGCCGTGGCGTGGCCGGGCATGTCCAGCTCCGGCACCACCCGAATGCCGCGCCGGGCAGCGTAGCGCAGCACCTCGCGCACCTGGGCCTGGGTGTAAAACTGCCCCTCGCCGCCCACGGTGTGTAGGCGGGGCAGCGTGCGGCTCTCCACCCGGAAGCCCTGGTCGTCGGACAAGTGCCAGTGCAGCACGTTGAGTTTGGTGGCCCACATGGCGTCGAGGTTGCGCTTGATGACGGGCAAGGGCATGAAGTGGCGGGCCGCGTCGAGCAGCAGCCCCCGCCACGGGAAACGGGGGGAGTCGGTAATGTCCACTTCCGGCAGGTACAGGCCTTTCTTCTCCACCAGCAGCAGCTGCCGTAGCGTAGCCAGCCCCCGCAGCACGCCCAAGTGGGTGGCGGCATTCAGAGCCACGCCCATGGGCGTCACCCGCAAGCTGTACGACTCATCTTCGCCTACTTTGAGCAGGTTGCCCGGCCGGCCGTATTGAACGACCAAGCTGGCCGTGGGCAGGGGAGACGTCAGCCGCTGCGGAACTCCTGTACCCGGCTGTTGCAGCCGCGCTACGGCCTCGGCCACCGCCGAGTCGGCCGCCAGAGTAGCCGGGCCCTGGCTGGGCGTAAACACCTGCCAGGACAGCCCCGATTTTACTTGAAAACGCCCGGCGCCCCAGCGGGCTTCGGCCGGTACGGGCAGCAGAGTGCGGGTATCGGTGGGCTGGGCCGCCAGGGGAGAGGCCAGCAGCAAGAGAAAGAAAACAAGAAGGCGCATCAAGGGGAGAAGTGGCGTCAGGCAAAAGGCGAAGATAGAAAGCAGCCAGGGTCATTGCGAGGCGGGGCCTATCCGTTTTGGACAATCCTTACTTCTCAAAAGTCCTGCCGTGTGGCCTCACCCCCCGGCCCCCTCTCCCGTGGAGAGGGGGAGCCTGACGCCAGGTCGTTCTGCGCCGCCCTGTCGGCTACCGCCTCCAGAACGGCTACCAATATAGATGGCAGCAGGTGTCACGGCCGCATAGCGGCCTACAGGTTTGTAAAGCAGATAGAGATAGATGGGGAAGAACAACATAGCGCCGCGTAGCGGTGCAAGAAACGCCAGAACGTCTCTTGCACCGCTACGCGGCGCCACACGTGCCTGTCTTATCTGGCTACAAACCTGCTGGCCGCTATGCGGCCGGAACGTTCATATTGGTAGCCGTCCTGGAGGCGGTAGCCGTCCTGGAGGCGGTAGCCGTCCTGGAGGCGGTAGCCGACAGGGCGGCGCAGAACGTCCTACGTCAGGCTCCCCCTCTCCACGGGAGAGGGGGCCGGGGGGTGAGGCCCTATATCAACCCCCGCGCCTTAAACTCCAGGTACTTGTTGATGGTGTTCACCGTCAGGTTTTGCGGGGCGGTGAGCAGGGCATGAATGCCGTAGCGGTTCAGCTCGCGCACAATCTGGCGCTTTTCCTGGGCGAATTTCTCGGCTACGGTCTGGTTGTAGACGTCTTCGGTCGAGGTAGCGGGGGCGTCGAGGAAGGCGCGCAGCTCGGTGTTTTCAAAAAACACCACCAGCAGCAGGTGGTCCTTGGCCATGCGGCGCAGGTAGGGCAGCTGACGGTGCAGGCCCGACAGCGTTTCAAAGTTGGTAAACAGAATAAGCAGGCTGCGCTGCCGAACCTGAGTTTTGACTGTGATGTAGAGCCGCTCGTAGTCGGTTTCGAGGTATTTGGTTTTCTGGCGGTACAGGATTTCCAGCAGCTTGCGCAGGTGGCCGCTGCGGCGGTCGGCGGGCAGCAGGGCACCGGGCTGGTGGGAGAAGGTAATCAGGCCGGCCTTGTCGTGCTTGATAAGGGCAATGTTGCTGACGACGAGCGTGGCATTGATGGCGTAGTCAAGCAAACTCAGGCCCTCGAAGGGCATGCGCATCACCCGGCCCTTGTCGATAAGGCAGTACACCTGCTGGGCCCGCTCGTCCTGGTAATGGTTGACCACCAGCGCATCGGCGGCCTGGGGCGTGCTGGCCCGGCGGGCGGTGGCCTTCCAGTTGATGGTGCGCGGGTCGTCGCCGGCTACGTAGGGCCGGATTTGCTCGAACTCCAAGCTCTGCCCCACACGCCGGATGCGCTTCACGCCCACTTCCGTTAGGCGGTTATGGATGGCCAGCAGCTCGTACTGGCGCATCTGCAGAAACGACGGGTACACCGGTACTACCCGCTTCTCATCAAACCGAAACCGCCGCCGCACCAGCCCCAGCGGCGAGGCCACGTACACGTTCAGGGCCCCAAACTCGTACTCGCCCCGCTTGGTGGGCCGCAGCTGGTAGCGAATGATGCTGGTTTCGCCGGGCTTAATGGCCGCCCGAAACAGCACGTCGCGCCGCTGAAACTGGTGCGGAATCTCGTCGATGGTTTGGGTGCCGATGGGGAAGCGGTACAGGTTTTCGAGGTAGAGGGCCACGTCGTTGTCGGAGCCGTTGGCCAGCTTGTCGCCCAGCACCCGCCGCCCAAACACGCCGCCCCCCGCCGCATACAGCAGGGCCACGTCCAGAAGCGTGAGCAAGACAAGCAGCCCCAGCAGCACCTGTAGCGGCGCCAGCAAGGCCGGCACGAAAAACGCCACCACCAGCCCCACGATCAACGCCGTCAGGAGAAGGAAGAAGCGGGTGGAGAGGAAGAGGGACTTCATGCAGGGACAGTGGTTATTTCTCGCAGTGTTTCGCAGTGGTGGCGCAGTGTTTCGCAGTGTTCAGACGTCAGCACACTGCGAAACACTGCGCTTTTCCACTGCGAAACACTGCGAGAAACCTACCGTGGTACTTCAATCTGCTGCAGAATCTGCTTCACGATGTCGTCGGGGGTGCCGCCTTCCATTTCGCGCTCCGGCGTAAGCTGAATGCGGTGGCGCAGCACGGCGGGGGCCAGGTACTGGATGTCTTCGGGTGTGGCAAAGTCGCGGCCCCGTAGGGCGGCTAGGGCTTTGGCGCCGTTGAGCAAGGCCAGCGAAGCGCGGGGAGAAGCGCCCAGGTACAAGCCTTTGTGGGCGCGGGTCTGGCCTACGAGGCAGGCAATGTACTCCAGCAGCTTAGGCTCCACGTGCTGGCGGCGCACCTGCTCCCGCAGCCGCTGCAAGTCCTCAGCCGACACCACCGGCTGTACTGTGTCCAAGGGCGCCCCCCCGAAGCCGGCGTGGTGGCCCTGCAGAATCAGCACTTCCTCTTCCAGTGTAGGGTAGCCCACGTTGAGCTTGAACAGGAACCGGTCGAGCTGGGCTTCGGGCAGGCGGTAGGTGCCTTCCTGCTCCACGGGGTTCTGGGTAGCCAGCACCACGAAGGGCTCCGGCATGGCGTAGCGGGTGCCATCCTGGGTTACCTGGCGCTCCTCCATCACCTCAAACAGCGCCGACTGCGTTTTGGCTGGGGCGCGGTTGATTTCGTCAATCAGCACCACGCTGGCGAAGATGGGGCCGGGCCGGAACTCAAATTCGGCCCGGTTGGGCCGGAACACCGAGGTGCCCAGCACATCGGCGGGCATGAGGTCGGGGGTGAACTGGAGGCGGCTGAAAGGCACGCTCAGCGTGCGGGCCAGCAGCTTGGCTGTGAGGGTTTTGGCCACGCCGGGCACGCCTTCCAGCAGCACGTGCCCATCGGCCAGCAGGGCCGTGAGCAGCAGCTCGGCCAGGGCTTGCTGGCCCACAATCACCTTGCCCAGCTCCTGCCGAATGGCGTCGGCGTGGCGGCTGAGGTGGCTGAGGTCGGTGCGGGGAGCAAAGGCCGATGGGGCCGCGGCCGCTTCTGGGGCCACCGGCTCGGGAGCCGAAGGATGAAGCGGTGCATCGGGTGCAAAGGAGTTGCTGGTAGGTTCAGCGGACGGCGGAAAGTCGGAGTTCATTATACGAAAGCAGTGAAATGGCTACAAAGGAGGTGTGATATAATTACATATAATAAAATGTATACAAGTTAAAAATTAATGTTTACAGCAAGTGAGGGCGATATTGGAATAATTAAAAACTGGAAAAAGTCAACTTTACAGATCAGTGCAATTTCAAGCAGCAACGTGGCGGAAAGTGTTAATAGCTTTGTTCAGCGCCAGCAATTCCGCATCCGAAACTTGCCGGGCGGTAAGGACAAAGTGAATACGACGGCTCAGCGCGTCTACCTCGGCCCGCGGCAGGCCCGACTTCTGCGCCAGCCGTTCTCGGGTGGCTTCGTCGGTAAGGTCGAGGCCGGGCTCGTGGTAGCGAGTGCGTAGGTGCTCCAGAAACAAGTTGATTTTTTTCTCCGCAATCAGGGTGTGGTCGGTGCCGTGGTGGTAGAGGCTGGCCACGGTGCGCGTAAACAGCAGGCTCGTGTTGGGCAGGGGCTTGAGCACGGGAATGATGCGCTGCCGCCGCCGGGCTTCCACCAGCACAAACAGCGCCGCCGCGGCCAGGGTCAGGTAGGTGGCGTAGCGCAGGGCCTCGTGCTCCAGCAGCACCCGCAGCAACGACTGCTCACCCCGGCGCCCCTGCTTCTGATACTCGTCCCACCACACGGTGCGGCCCGTGGGCAGGTAGGAGAGGGCGGCGAAGGCAAAGCTGCTGGTGCGCGGCTGCAACACAAAGTAGTTGGAAAACGCCAGCGGCACCGAGCAGATGTAGAAGTGGCCCCGGCCGTGGGGCACGCGCAGCAGCACGGGCTGCCCCCGGTCGTCGGCGGCTAGCTGAGTGGCGCGGCTCGACAGGTTGGGACGGGCTTGCAGCCGGCTGCTGGCCGCCAGCAGCGGCAGCCGAAAGCCGCCACCGGCGGCTTGCCGGGCCAGCGCCGGGTTGCTGAGTTGCAGGCTTACGGAGTCGGTCAGAATAGGCTGTTCGGTCTTTTTCTGCACCTTCATGGGCGGCACGTACACGCTCGTGCCGAAGCCAACGGTATCGGCAAAAAAGGAGTCGAAGCTTTCGGCCGCAATCAGCACCTCGTTGCCGCGGGCCACGTGCCGCAGCAGGGAGCGGCAGTCTTGCCGGCTCAGCTCGAAGCTGGTAGCCACAAATACGTAGGTAGCCGGCGCGAAGCTACTTTCGCGCAGGCCGGCGGCATAGTCCTGGTCGTCCTCCTCGGCGGTAGCAGTAGTAGCCGAGTCAGCGGCGGCGGTGGAAACGACGGCTTCGCTGGTAGGAACGACGATGCGAAGGGAGTCGGCGGCGGTGGTGTCAGGGGCGGGAGCTTCCTCGGTGGCTGCCGCTGCCGAATCGGGTAGGACAATAGCCTCCGTCACTTCGGTGGTGGCATCTTCATCCACGCCTTCAATCTGGCTGTAGATGGGGGCGCGCACGGTTTTTACCTCGGCACGAGGCACGCCCAGCACGGCGGGCAGCTGGTCGTAAAGCACGTAGGCGCCGTACGGAATCTTATGGTCGTTGCGCAGGGTGGGCGTCCAGTCCAGGGGCTGGGGGCGGTAGTACTCCACGGCTACGTAAGCCGCAAACAGCAGCCCCAGCCCCAGCATGTACCAGCGGAAAGTTGTCATGGCAGTAGGGCGCTAGGCGGCGTGGCGGGTAGGAGTGAGGCGGCGCTGGAAGGCTAGGCGGGTGGCGCGCACCCGTTCGTAGTCGTCGGTGGTCAGGTCTTCCTGCTCCCCGTACCACACGTACTCAAACTGGCGCGTCAGCTCCCGAAAGGCTTCCGGCAGGGGGCCGGCGGGCAGCTCAAACAGGTAGTCGTGGTTGGTTTTGTCGGGCTGCCACCGGATAAGGCCGGTGTCGGACAGCTGGCGCAGCACTTGCAGGTAGCCCAGGCGCACGGCCAGGCG
This region of Hymenobacter sp. YIM 151500-1 genomic DNA includes:
- a CDS encoding beta-N-acetylhexosaminidase, producing the protein MRLLVFFLLLLASPLAAQPTDTRTLLPVPAEARWGAGRFQVKSGLSWQVFTPSQGPATLAADSAVAEAVARLQQPGTGVPQRLTSPLPTASLVVQYGRPGNLLKVGEDESYSLRVTPMGVALNAATHLGVLRGLATLRQLLLVEKKGLYLPEVDITDSPRFPWRGLLLDAARHFMPLPVIKRNLDAMWATKLNVLHWHLSDDQGFRVESRTLPRLHTVGGEGQFYTQAQVREVLRYAARRGIRVVPELDMPGHATAWLAAYPRLASNDSVYGVARRWGVLNIAMDPTKESTYGLLDTLLTEMAGLFPDPYFHIGGDENDGRQWKRNPRIVAFMRQQGFVTDKGLPDKHALQTYFNRRILGMVTRQGKKMIGWDEILGPGLPPDAVIQSWRGRKGLYEAAKAGHQTLLSNGYYIDLNYSAATHYAVDPLPQDAPLTEAQRQLVLGGEATMWAEFVDSVIVDSRIWPRTAAVAERLWSPATVRNVPDMYRRLALVSQDLDRLGLHHRTAPEQLLRQLAGTPAALPPLRTLASVLEPVKEYKRHFQGFKYTTQTPLNRLVDAAPAESDVAREFGWRVDSLLASTSLPANQRSTSTKKMLKQVRSQLEQWQQNDARVQPVLQQNLTLREYAPLSVNLKTCATLALERLRLLEKNQAPTPAWLAAVRQQLDAAKAPAGQTELAVLPHLRRLVEAK
- a CDS encoding DUF58 domain-containing protein, with amino-acid sequence MKSLFLSTRFFLLLTALIVGLVVAFFVPALLAPLQVLLGLLVLLTLLDVALLYAAGGGVFGRRVLGDKLANGSDNDVALYLENLYRFPIGTQTIDEIPHQFQRRDVLFRAAIKPGETSIIRYQLRPTKRGEYEFGALNVYVASPLGLVRRRFRFDEKRVVPVYPSFLQMRQYELLAIHNRLTEVGVKRIRRVGQSLEFEQIRPYVAGDDPRTINWKATARRASTPQAADALVVNHYQDERAQQVYCLIDKGRVMRMPFEGLSLLDYAINATLVVSNIALIKHDKAGLITFSHQPGALLPADRRSGHLRKLLEILYRQKTKYLETDYERLYITVKTQVRQRSLLILFTNFETLSGLHRQLPYLRRMAKDHLLLVVFFENTELRAFLDAPATSTEDVYNQTVAEKFAQEKRQIVRELNRYGIHALLTAPQNLTVNTINKYLEFKARGLI
- a CDS encoding AAA family ATPase, which codes for MIVGQQALAELLLTALLADGHVLLEGVPGVAKTLTAKLLARTLSVPFSRLQFTPDLMPADVLGTSVFRPNRAEFEFRPGPIFASVVLIDEINRAPAKTQSALFEVMEERQVTQDGTRYAMPEPFVVLATQNPVEQEGTYRLPEAQLDRFLFKLNVGYPTLEEEVLILQGHHAGFGGAPLDTVQPVVSAEDLQRLREQVRRQHVEPKLLEYIACLVGQTRAHKGLYLGASPRASLALLNGAKALAALRGRDFATPEDIQYLAPAVLRHRIQLTPEREMEGGTPDDIVKQILQQIEVPR
- a CDS encoding DUF4350 domain-containing protein; this encodes MTTFRWYMLGLGLLFAAYVAVEYYRPQPLDWTPTLRNDHKIPYGAYVLYDQLPAVLGVPRAEVKTVRAPIYSQIEGVDEDATTEVTEAIVLPDSAAAATEEAPAPDTTAADSLRIVVPTSEAVVSTAAADSATTATAEEDDQDYAAGLRESSFAPATYVFVATSFELSRQDCRSLLRHVARGNEVLIAAESFDSFFADTVGFGTSVYVPPMKVQKKTEQPILTDSVSLQLSNPALARQAAGGGFRLPLLAASSRLQARPNLSSRATQLAADDRGQPVLLRVPHGRGHFYICSVPLAFSNYFVLQPRTSSFAFAALSYLPTGRTVWWDEYQKQGRRGEQSLLRVLLEHEALRYATYLTLAAAALFVLVEARRRQRIIPVLKPLPNTSLLFTRTVASLYHHGTDHTLIAEKKINLFLEHLRTRYHEPGLDLTDEATRERLAQKSGLPRAEVDALSRRIHFVLTARQVSDAELLALNKAINTFRHVAA